One Deinococcus planocerae DNA window includes the following coding sequences:
- a CDS encoding hemolysin family protein: protein MNDLLGIALLFVLVLVNGFFVAAEFALVSVRRTRIDQLADEGNKTARATQRALQNLDLYIAATQLGITMASLGIGFVAEPAIEHLIHPLLGDTTLSEGQITAISFGIAFAVSTVLHIVFGELAPKSWALQRSEQVSLWVTRPLLIFTTVFKWAIRGLNAMGNGVVRLFGLRGVAGHHTAYSEEEIRMIVSASSQEGVLEDDEKELVYNVFDLSDTTVREIMTPRIDMVVVDGASPLRRLLEVNTEHGYSRVPVYQDTADNIVGIAHTSDMLRHLNELDETTIADIMRPVFFVPEGMKIKDLLTKMREKKSHLSIVVDEFGGTSGLVTLEDALEEIVGEIYDETDEDEAPLIEVLGEGLYLMDASLTVGEVEERLGSNLEDGDGEYDTLSGFMTSHFGDIPEVGQNFVHEGWSFTVEEADQRRVVRVRVERAPYVDALEPQMQEESLRE, encoded by the coding sequence ATGAATGATCTCCTCGGCATCGCCTTGCTGTTCGTTCTCGTGCTCGTGAACGGATTTTTCGTCGCGGCGGAGTTCGCGCTCGTCAGTGTTCGGCGCACCCGCATCGACCAGCTCGCCGACGAGGGCAACAAGACGGCCCGGGCGACCCAGCGCGCCCTGCAAAACCTCGACCTGTACATCGCCGCGACCCAGCTCGGGATCACGATGGCTTCCTTAGGCATCGGCTTCGTGGCCGAGCCCGCCATCGAGCACCTGATCCACCCGCTGCTCGGCGACACCACCCTCAGCGAGGGGCAGATCACGGCGATCTCGTTCGGCATCGCCTTCGCGGTAAGCACGGTCCTGCACATCGTCTTCGGGGAACTCGCACCCAAGAGCTGGGCCCTCCAGCGCAGCGAGCAGGTGTCCCTGTGGGTGACCCGGCCCCTGTTGATCTTCACGACGGTCTTCAAGTGGGCGATTCGGGGCCTGAACGCGATGGGCAACGGCGTGGTCCGCCTCTTCGGGCTGCGGGGCGTGGCCGGGCACCACACGGCCTACTCGGAAGAGGAAATCCGCATGATCGTCAGCGCGTCGAGCCAGGAGGGCGTGCTCGAAGACGACGAGAAAGAGCTCGTCTACAACGTCTTCGACCTCTCCGACACGACGGTGCGCGAGATCATGACCCCGCGCATCGACATGGTGGTCGTGGACGGGGCGAGCCCGCTGCGAAGGTTGCTGGAGGTGAACACCGAGCACGGCTACTCGCGCGTGCCCGTGTATCAGGACACCGCCGACAACATCGTCGGGATCGCGCACACCTCGGACATGCTGCGGCACCTGAACGAGCTCGACGAGACGACCATCGCCGACATCATGCGCCCGGTCTTTTTCGTTCCCGAGGGCATGAAGATCAAGGACCTCCTCACCAAGATGCGCGAGAAGAAGTCGCACCTGAGCATCGTGGTGGACGAGTTCGGCGGGACCTCGGGTTTGGTGACGCTGGAGGACGCCCTGGAGGAGATCGTCGGCGAGATCTACGACGAGACCGACGAGGACGAGGCGCCCCTGATCGAGGTGCTCGGCGAGGGGCTGTACCTGATGGACGCGAGCCTCACGGTCGGCGAGGTCGAGGAGCGGCTGGGCAGCAACCTGGAGGACGGCGACGGCGAGTACGACACCCTGTCGGGCTTCATGACGAGCCACTTCGGGGACATCCCGGAGGTGGGCCAGAACTTCGTCCACGAGGGCTGGAGCTTCACCGTCGAGGAGGCCGACCAGCGCCGTGTGGTGCGGGTGCGGGTCGAGCGCGCGCCGTACGTGGACGCCCTGGAGCCCCAGATGCAGGAGGAGAGTCTCCGTGAGTGA
- a CDS encoding diacylglycerol kinase: MRQGGSALSLRRWWHSAGFAWAGVVHSYRVQANFRIEVWAGMLAVGLAVFLHAPLAPILLACALVLSLELLNTALEAVVDLASPGLHPLAKVAKDAAAGAVLVASGGALLVGVAVLGPPLLALIR; the protein is encoded by the coding sequence GTGAGGCAAGGCGGCTCGGCCCTCTCGCTGCGGCGCTGGTGGCACTCGGCGGGCTTCGCGTGGGCGGGGGTCGTCCACAGCTACCGGGTGCAGGCCAACTTCCGCATCGAGGTCTGGGCGGGGATGCTGGCGGTCGGGCTCGCCGTGTTCCTGCACGCGCCTCTGGCCCCCATCCTGCTCGCGTGCGCGCTCGTCCTCAGCCTCGAACTCCTGAACACGGCGTTGGAGGCGGTCGTGGACCTCGCCAGCCCTGGCCTGCATCCCCTCGCCAAGGTCGCCAAGGACGCCGCGGCGGGCGCGGTGCTCGTGGCGAGCGGGGGGGCGCTGCTCGTCGGCGTGGCCGTCCTCGGGCCGCCGCTCCTGGCCCTGATTCGTTAG
- the ybeY gene encoding rRNA maturation RNase YbeY translates to MIDLIARKTPPAGLRPALRASLAAAMRHFGVEDREVTVVLVGDRAIQALKREHWGEDAPTDVLSFPTWEPGDPFMPPHLGDIIISLDTAGRQAQARGHSLTREVALLASHGLTHLVGFDHPHAQGLGFEEGATGEEWQVFHDAWEAARSALPADA, encoded by the coding sequence GTGATCGACCTCATCGCCCGCAAGACCCCGCCCGCCGGGCTGCGGCCCGCCCTGCGCGCCTCGCTCGCGGCGGCGATGCGGCATTTCGGGGTGGAGGACCGCGAGGTGACGGTCGTGCTCGTGGGTGACCGGGCGATCCAGGCCCTCAAGCGCGAGCACTGGGGCGAGGACGCGCCGACCGACGTGCTGAGCTTCCCCACCTGGGAGCCGGGCGACCCCTTCATGCCGCCGCACCTCGGGGACATCATCATCAGCCTGGACACGGCGGGGCGGCAGGCACAGGCGCGCGGGCACTCGCTCACGCGGGAAGTGGCGCTCCTCGCCAGCCACGGCCTGACCCACCTCGTCGGGTTTGATCACCCCCACGCGCAGGGCCTGGGCTTCGAGGAGGGGGCGACCGGGGAGGAGTGGCAGGTCTTCCACGACGCCTGGGAGGCCGCCCGGTCGGCCCTGCCCGCGGACGCGTGA